The Streptomyces sp. NBC_01255 genome window below encodes:
- a CDS encoding tetratricopeptide repeat protein encodes MTEQQQAADDGVMTRIGQAMMLLHGGDREEARNRFGVLWQQIGPDGDPLHRCTLAHYMADAQDDPDTELAWDLRALSAAEGLAEERLAAHGSAVALRALYPSLHLNLAADYVKLQRPDAARVHLDRARAASDTLDDDGYGNGVRAAIERLELRLRAM; translated from the coding sequence GTGACCGAGCAGCAGCAGGCGGCGGACGACGGGGTCATGACCAGGATCGGGCAGGCCATGATGCTGCTGCACGGTGGCGACCGCGAGGAGGCCCGCAACCGCTTCGGGGTGCTGTGGCAGCAGATCGGCCCCGACGGGGACCCACTGCACCGCTGCACCCTCGCCCACTACATGGCCGACGCCCAGGACGACCCCGACACCGAGCTGGCCTGGGACCTGCGTGCGCTGAGCGCGGCCGAGGGGCTCGCGGAGGAGCGGCTCGCGGCGCACGGGTCGGCCGTGGCGCTGCGCGCGCTGTACCCGTCGCTCCACCTCAACCTCGCCGCCGACTACGTGAAGCTCCAGCGGCCGGACGCCGCGCGGGTCCATCTGGACCGGGCCCGCGCGGCGTCGGACACGCTCGACGACGACGGCTACGGAAACGGGGTGCGGGCCGCGATCGAACGTCTGGAGCTGCGGCTGCGGGCCATGTGA
- a CDS encoding DinB family protein: MPRMTTQRTESVQRVDPSTTSGEREALEQWLDFHRATLAQKCEGLDDAQLRTPSAPPSDLNLMGLVRHMAEVERGWFRRVLAGEEADWIYSTEEDRDRDIHATDGDTYEEAYATWQAEIAHARTLAAPHGLDDFGVGKHRTGRTFNLRWIYLHMIEEYARHNGHADLIRERLDGATGD; encoded by the coding sequence ATGCCGCGCATGACCACCCAACGCACCGAATCCGTCCAGCGCGTCGACCCGTCCACCACCTCGGGCGAGCGCGAGGCGCTGGAGCAGTGGCTCGACTTCCATCGCGCGACCCTCGCGCAGAAGTGCGAGGGGCTCGACGACGCCCAGCTGCGCACCCCCTCCGCTCCGCCGTCCGACCTCAACCTGATGGGTCTCGTCCGGCACATGGCCGAGGTCGAGCGCGGCTGGTTCCGCCGCGTCCTGGCCGGCGAGGAGGCGGACTGGATCTACTCGACCGAGGAGGACCGGGACCGGGACATCCACGCCACGGACGGGGACACGTACGAGGAGGCCTACGCCACCTGGCAGGCCGAGATCGCCCACGCGCGCACCCTGGCCGCGCCGCACGGCCTCGACGACTTCGGCGTGGGCAAGCACCGCACCGGGCGGACCTTCAACCTCCGCTGGATCTACCTGCACATGATCGAGGAGTACGCCCGCCACAACGGCCACGCGGACCTGATCCGGGAGCGGCTCGACGGCGCCACCGGCGACTGA
- a CDS encoding TetR/AcrR family transcriptional regulator, with protein sequence MSAPTAPVPDTPASRASRAERIGDAALDLLVERGMRGLTHRAVDERAGLPQGSTSNHARTRQALLETAVRRQVHWEARVLTPDELPGSGGPDAPDAGTPPTADDLADALALALHRYLTDHRALLVSRYELALEATRRPELRAFFDAAGAAFRGPLVAMMTAAGSPAPERHALSVVAWCEGLMFSCAAGSFHAAVPGRAELRTGFDELLRGMLGTA encoded by the coding sequence ATGAGCGCACCGACCGCCCCCGTCCCGGACACCCCCGCTTCGCGCGCCTCCCGCGCCGAGCGGATCGGCGACGCCGCCCTCGACCTCCTCGTCGAGCGGGGCATGCGGGGCCTGACGCACCGCGCCGTGGACGAACGGGCCGGGCTGCCGCAGGGGTCGACCTCGAATCACGCCCGCACCCGTCAGGCGCTCCTGGAGACGGCCGTCCGCCGCCAGGTCCACTGGGAGGCGCGCGTACTGACCCCGGACGAGCTGCCGGGCAGCGGCGGCCCGGACGCCCCGGACGCCGGCACGCCCCCGACCGCCGACGACCTCGCGGACGCGCTCGCCCTCGCCCTGCACCGCTACCTCACGGACCACCGCGCGCTGCTGGTCTCCCGCTACGAACTGGCCCTTGAGGCCACCCGCCGCCCCGAGCTCCGCGCCTTCTTCGACGCCGCGGGCGCCGCCTTCCGCGGCCCGCTGGTCGCGATGATGACGGCGGCCGGCTCACCGGCGCCCGAGCGGCACGCGCTCTCCGTGGTCGCCTGGTGCGAGGGCCTGATGTTCTCCTGCGCCGCCGGTTCCTTCCACGCCGCCGTGCCCGGCCGCGCGGAACTGCGCACCGGCTTCGACGAGTTGCTGCGGGGCATGCTCGGCACCGCCTGA
- a CDS encoding FAD-dependent monooxygenase has translation MPQQQRRAVVVGAGIGGLTAAVALHREGWQVTVLERAADLAPVGAGIGLAPNSQRALDVIGLGDRVRDLAAWQGDGGMRAPDGRWLARTNAQAAAERFGGPLVLLHRATLVEILASALPEGTVRTGAAATLADPGDDLRPARLTTPDGAIEAELVVAADGIRSATRHALFPEHPGPRYAGCTTWRVVVPAPARPFAPHETWGAGRLWGTQPLKDGRIYAYAMAAAPAGSRAPDDEKAELLRLFGDWHHPVPEILAAVDPGQVLRHDVHHLPDPLPAFHRGRVALLGDAAHAMMPSLGQGGNQAIEDAVVLAHHAGSAPGFTPGRALAAYTADRLPRTTAIVRKAARTGAVTLLSARPAVALRSALVGAVSRFGPGLILRGFDGIADWHPPVAPARPA, from the coding sequence ATGCCGCAGCAACAGCGCCGCGCCGTCGTCGTCGGAGCCGGAATCGGTGGACTCACCGCCGCCGTCGCCCTCCACCGCGAGGGCTGGCAGGTCACCGTCCTGGAGCGCGCCGCCGACCTCGCACCCGTCGGCGCCGGAATCGGCCTCGCCCCCAACTCCCAGCGCGCCCTGGACGTCATCGGTCTCGGCGACCGTGTCCGCGACCTCGCCGCCTGGCAGGGCGACGGCGGCATGCGCGCCCCCGACGGCCGCTGGCTCGCCCGGACGAACGCCCAGGCCGCCGCCGAGCGCTTCGGCGGGCCGCTCGTCCTCCTCCACCGCGCCACCCTCGTCGAGATCCTCGCCTCGGCCCTCCCCGAGGGCACGGTCCGCACCGGAGCGGCCGCCACGCTCGCCGACCCCGGCGACGACCTGCGCCCCGCCAGGCTGACCACCCCGGACGGCGCGATCGAGGCCGAACTCGTCGTCGCCGCCGACGGCATCCGGTCCGCGACCCGCCACGCGCTCTTCCCCGAGCATCCAGGACCCCGGTACGCCGGCTGCACCACCTGGCGGGTCGTCGTCCCCGCCCCCGCACGGCCCTTCGCCCCGCACGAGACCTGGGGCGCCGGACGCCTCTGGGGCACCCAGCCCCTCAAGGACGGCCGGATCTACGCGTACGCCATGGCCGCCGCCCCCGCGGGCAGCCGTGCCCCCGACGACGAGAAGGCCGAGCTCCTGCGCCTCTTCGGCGACTGGCACCACCCCGTCCCCGAGATCCTCGCGGCCGTCGACCCCGGCCAGGTCCTGCGCCACGACGTCCACCACCTGCCCGATCCGCTGCCCGCCTTCCACCGGGGCCGGGTCGCGCTCCTCGGCGACGCGGCGCACGCGATGATGCCGAGCCTCGGCCAGGGCGGGAACCAGGCCATCGAGGACGCCGTCGTCCTCGCCCACCACGCCGGCTCCGCGCCCGGCTTCACACCCGGCCGCGCGCTCGCCGCGTACACCGCCGACCGGCTGCCGCGCACCACCGCCATCGTCCGCAAGGCCGCCCGCACCGGAGCGGTCACCCTGCTCTCCGCCCGGCCCGCCGTCGCCCTGCGCTCCGCACTCGTCGGCGCCGTCTCCCGCTTCGGCCCGGGACTGATCCTGCGCGGCTTCGACGGCATCGCCGACTGGCACCCGCCGGTGGCTCCCGCCCGGCCCGCGTAA
- a CDS encoding Gfo/Idh/MocA family protein gives MKVGCIGLGDIAQKAYLPVLATLPGVELHLQTRTAATLDRVADSLHLAAAQRHRDLDSLLAAGLDAAFVHAPTAVHAEIAARLIEAGVPTYVDKPLAYDYADSERIVELAEKRSVGLAVGFNRRLAPSYAQCAEHPRELILLQKNRIGLPEDPRTLVLDDFIHVVDTLRFLLPGEIEHVDVRARIREGLMHHVVLQLSGDGFTAIGMMNRMNGSTEEILEVSGQDTKRQVLNLSDVVDHKGQPTVRKRGDWVPVARQRGIEQAVLAFLDSVREGRVLSARDALLTHELCERVVREALLQAS, from the coding sequence GTGAAGGTTGGCTGCATCGGACTCGGCGACATCGCGCAGAAGGCGTACCTCCCCGTCCTCGCCACCCTCCCCGGGGTCGAACTCCACCTCCAGACCCGCACCGCCGCGACCCTGGACCGGGTCGCCGACTCCCTCCACCTGGCCGCCGCGCAGCGCCACCGCGACCTCGACTCGCTGCTCGCCGCCGGACTCGACGCGGCCTTCGTCCACGCGCCGACCGCCGTCCACGCCGAGATCGCCGCCCGCCTCATCGAGGCGGGCGTCCCCACGTACGTCGACAAGCCCCTCGCCTACGACTACGCGGACTCCGAGCGGATCGTGGAGCTCGCGGAGAAGCGTTCGGTCGGCCTCGCCGTCGGCTTCAACCGGCGCCTCGCGCCCTCCTACGCCCAGTGCGCCGAGCACCCGCGCGAGCTGATCCTCCTGCAGAAGAACCGGATCGGCCTGCCCGAGGACCCGCGCACGCTGGTCCTCGACGACTTCATCCACGTCGTCGACACCCTGCGTTTCCTCCTCCCCGGCGAGATCGAGCACGTCGACGTGCGTGCCCGGATCCGCGAGGGGCTCATGCACCACGTCGTGCTCCAGCTCTCCGGTGACGGCTTCACCGCCATCGGCATGATGAACCGGATGAACGGCTCCACCGAGGAGATCCTGGAGGTCTCGGGCCAGGACACCAAGCGCCAGGTCCTCAACCTGTCCGACGTCGTCGACCACAAGGGCCAGCCGACGGTACGCAAGCGCGGCGACTGGGTGCCGGTGGCCCGCCAGCGCGGGATCGAGCAGGCCGTGCTCGCCTTCCTCGACTCCGTACGGGAGGGCCGGGTGCTCAGCGCGCGCGACGCCCTGCTGACCCACGAGCTGTGCGAGCGCGTGGTCCGCGAGGCCCTGCTCCAGGCTTCGTGA
- the lnt gene encoding apolipoprotein N-acyltransferase encodes MRMPFVNRNRERGRDRDRAGDRERDRARDRDRDRAGDRERDRAAEDSDREPAPGPGRVPARRRGLVRSLVAVGCGALPALAFPAPGLWWWAYLALVPWLLLIRTAPGARRAGLDGWLGGAGFVLAVHHWLLPSLHVFLLPLAALLGLLWLPWGWLVRSLLGGAPSALRGAAALLAVPSGWLLIELVRSWEGLGGPWGLLGASQWEVPAALRLASVGGVWLVSLLVVAANTAVALLVAVPGLRAVGVAGLAACALVAGSAAWGVGAPSERGTVRVALVQPGVLDGADGAERRFARAEELTRSLAGQRLDLVVWGESGVGADPAGRPDLAARLTALARAVDAPLLVNVDARAADRPGIFKSAVLVGPAGLTGERYDKMRLVPFGEYVPARGVLGWVTSVGEAAQEDRRRGSAPVVMTLPAGAEGAGLRIGPLICFESAFPDMSRRLVRDGAGLLVVQSATSTFQESWAPAQHASLAALRAAETGRPVVHATLTGVSAAYGPDGRRIGPVLGTDASAVAVRELPLSTTTTGYVRWGDWTLYGAVAVVGVVCAAEGAGALTKPGAGPRGPRARTARGSAGRRAR; translated from the coding sequence ATGCGCATGCCGTTCGTGAACCGGAACCGGGAACGAGGCCGCGACCGGGACCGGGCCGGGGACCGGGAACGGGACCGGGCTCGGGACCGGGACCGGGACCGGGCCGGGGACCGGGAACGGGACCGGGCCGCGGAGGACTCCGACCGGGAGCCCGCACCGGGCCCGGGCCGCGTCCCGGCTCGGCGGCGCGGCCTCGTGCGTTCCCTGGTCGCCGTCGGCTGCGGCGCGCTCCCCGCACTCGCGTTCCCCGCACCCGGGCTCTGGTGGTGGGCGTACCTGGCGCTCGTCCCGTGGCTGCTCCTGATCCGTACGGCTCCGGGGGCACGCCGCGCGGGGCTGGACGGCTGGCTGGGCGGGGCCGGCTTCGTGCTCGCCGTCCATCACTGGCTGCTGCCCAGCCTGCACGTCTTCCTCCTGCCGCTCGCCGCGCTGCTCGGCCTGCTGTGGCTGCCGTGGGGGTGGCTCGTACGCTCCCTGCTCGGCGGGGCGCCGTCAGCTCTGCGGGGCGCCGCCGCCCTGCTCGCGGTGCCCTCCGGCTGGCTGCTGATCGAACTGGTCCGCTCCTGGGAGGGCCTCGGCGGGCCCTGGGGGCTGCTCGGCGCGAGCCAGTGGGAGGTGCCGGCGGCGCTGCGGCTCGCCTCGGTCGGCGGGGTGTGGCTGGTGAGCCTGCTCGTGGTGGCGGCGAACACGGCCGTGGCCCTGCTCGTCGCGGTGCCGGGGCTGCGTGCCGTCGGGGTCGCGGGGCTCGCCGCGTGCGCGCTCGTGGCGGGCTCGGCGGCCTGGGGCGTCGGGGCGCCGAGCGAGCGCGGGACGGTGCGTGTGGCCCTCGTGCAGCCGGGGGTCCTCGACGGTGCGGACGGGGCCGAGCGGCGGTTCGCCCGCGCCGAGGAGCTGACCCGTTCGCTCGCGGGGCAGCGTCTCGACCTGGTGGTCTGGGGCGAGAGCGGTGTCGGCGCCGATCCGGCCGGGCGGCCCGATCTCGCGGCCCGGCTCACCGCCCTGGCGAGGGCCGTCGACGCGCCGCTCCTGGTGAACGTGGACGCGCGCGCCGCCGATCGCCCGGGCATCTTCAAGAGCGCCGTCCTGGTGGGCCCGGCCGGGCTCACCGGCGAGCGGTACGACAAGATGCGGCTCGTGCCGTTCGGCGAGTACGTCCCGGCGCGCGGGGTCCTGGGGTGGGTGACGTCGGTCGGCGAGGCGGCCCAGGAGGACCGGCGACGGGGCAGCGCGCCCGTGGTGATGACGCTGCCCGCCGGCGCGGAGGGCGCGGGGCTGCGGATCGGGCCGCTGATCTGCTTCGAGTCGGCGTTCCCCGACATGAGCCGGCGGCTCGTCCGGGACGGTGCCGGGCTCCTGGTCGTCCAGTCGGCGACCAGCACTTTCCAGGAGAGCTGGGCGCCCGCCCAGCACGCGTCCCTGGCGGCGCTTCGGGCTGCGGAGACGGGCCGGCCCGTCGTGCATGCGACGCTCACCGGGGTCAGCGCCGCGTACGGTCCCGACGGCCGCCGGATCGGACCCGTCCTCGGCACGGACGCGAGCGCCGTCGCCGTGCGCGAGCTGCCGCTCTCGACGACGACGACGGGCTATGTCCGGTGGGGCGACTGGACGTTGTACGGGGCGGTGGCCGTGGTGGGCGTCGTGTGCGCCGCCGAGGGCGCGGGTGCTCTCACGAAGCCTGGAGCAGGGCCTCGCGGACCACGCGCTCGCACAGCTCGTGGGTCAGCAGGGCGTCGCGCGCGCTGA
- a CDS encoding nuclear transport factor 2 family protein: protein MTQRVDLATVMDRLAIDDLITGYAAAVDDADWTGYRALFTRDGRADYRGSGGIEGPAAEVADWLAETMTLFPVRQHLIVNRRVLFREAGGYQESGDGADVRADYVNPMRFATGEDFICGGRYAFAALRTADGWRLSSVVVDERWRRH, encoded by the coding sequence ATGACGCAGCGCGTGGACCTCGCGACCGTGATGGACCGGCTCGCCATCGACGACCTCATCACCGGCTACGCGGCGGCCGTGGACGACGCCGACTGGACCGGCTACCGGGCCCTCTTCACCCGGGACGGCCGGGCCGACTACCGCGGCTCGGGCGGGATCGAGGGCCCGGCGGCCGAGGTCGCCGACTGGCTCGCCGAGACCATGACCCTCTTCCCCGTACGCCAGCACCTCATCGTGAACCGGCGGGTCCTCTTCCGTGAGGCGGGCGGCTACCAGGAGTCCGGGGACGGCGCGGACGTCCGCGCCGACTACGTGAACCCGATGCGATTCGCCACCGGCGAGGACTTCATCTGCGGCGGCCGCTACGCCTTCGCGGCGCTGCGCACCGCCGACGGCTGGCGGCTCTCCTCGGTCGTCGTCGACGAGCGGTGGCGCCGCCACTGA
- a CDS encoding flavin reductase family protein, translating to MRVNIDPELTDRTAFYRLLTATVVPRPIAWVSTSSADGTDNLAPHSFFTIASVTPPVVQFTSVGRKDSLRNVEETGQFVVNLAPEGLFEQINATATDFPHGMSEFDACGVEREASLRVKPPRVARSSVALECELHSTVRIGDSTVVFGRVVHAAVDESVMVDGHPEMALMRPLTRLGKNEWGTLGGIKEIARVPYQG from the coding sequence ATGCGCGTGAACATAGATCCCGAACTGACCGACCGGACGGCCTTCTACCGGTTGCTCACCGCCACCGTCGTGCCCCGGCCGATCGCCTGGGTCTCCACGTCCTCGGCGGACGGGACGGACAACCTCGCCCCGCATTCCTTCTTCACCATCGCCTCGGTCACGCCGCCGGTCGTGCAGTTCACGTCGGTGGGACGCAAGGACTCCCTGCGGAACGTGGAGGAGACGGGGCAGTTCGTGGTCAATCTCGCCCCCGAGGGGCTCTTCGAGCAGATCAACGCCACGGCGACCGACTTCCCGCACGGGATGAGCGAGTTCGATGCCTGCGGCGTCGAGCGGGAAGCGAGCCTGCGGGTGAAGCCGCCACGGGTGGCCCGGTCGTCGGTGGCGCTCGAGTGCGAGCTGCACAGCACGGTGCGGATCGGCGACTCGACGGTCGTCTTCGGCCGGGTGGTGCACGCGGCCGTCGACGAGTCGGTCATGGTCGACGGCCATCCCGAGATGGCGCTGATGCGCCCGCTGACCCGGCTAGGCAAGAACGAGTGGGGCACCCTGGGCGGCATCAAGGAGATCGCCCGGGTGCCCTACCAGGGCTGA
- a CDS encoding undecaprenyl-diphosphate phosphatase has translation MSWFESFILGLVQGLTEFLPISSSAHLRLTAAFAGWHDPGAAFTAITQIGTETAVLIYFRKDIARIVSAWFRSLTDKSMRSDHDAQMGWLVIVGSIPIGVLGITLKDQIEGPFRDLRLIATTLIVMGIVLGVADRLAARDEAGGRHRVVRDRKTLKDLGVKDGLIFGICQAMALIPGVSRSGATISGGLLMGYTRESAARYSFLLAIPAVLASGAYELKDAGEGHVSWGPTIFATIIAFFVGYAVIAWFMKFITTKSFMPFVIYRILLGILLFILVGTDVLSPHAGESAG, from the coding sequence ATGAGTTGGTTCGAATCGTTCATCCTCGGACTCGTACAGGGGCTGACGGAGTTCCTTCCCATCTCCTCCAGCGCGCACCTGCGGCTGACCGCGGCCTTCGCGGGCTGGCACGACCCGGGTGCGGCCTTCACCGCGATCACCCAGATCGGCACGGAGACGGCCGTCCTGATCTACTTCCGCAAGGACATCGCGCGGATCGTCTCGGCCTGGTTCCGCTCCCTCACCGACAAGTCGATGCGCTCCGACCACGACGCCCAGATGGGCTGGCTGGTCATCGTCGGCTCGATCCCGATCGGCGTCCTCGGCATCACGCTCAAGGACCAGATCGAGGGCCCCTTCCGCGACCTGCGGCTGATCGCGACCACCCTGATCGTCATGGGCATCGTCCTCGGTGTCGCGGACCGGCTGGCCGCGCGGGACGAGGCCGGCGGCCGCCACCGGGTGGTCCGCGACCGCAAGACGCTCAAGGACCTCGGCGTGAAGGACGGCCTGATCTTCGGCATCTGCCAGGCCATGGCGCTGATCCCGGGCGTCTCCCGCTCGGGCGCGACGATCTCCGGCGGTCTGCTCATGGGCTACACCCGCGAGTCCGCCGCCCGCTACTCCTTCCTCCTCGCGATCCCGGCGGTCCTCGCCTCGGGCGCGTACGAGCTGAAGGACGCGGGCGAGGGGCACGTCTCCTGGGGCCCGACGATCTTCGCCACGATCATCGCGTTCTTCGTCGGCTACGCGGTGATCGCCTGGTTCATGAAGTTCATCACCACCAAGAGCTTCATGCCCTTCGTGATCTACCGCATCCTGCTGGGCATCCTGCTGTTCATCCTGGTCGGCACGGACGTCCTCAGCCCGCACGCGGGCGAGTCCGCGGGCTGA
- a CDS encoding winged helix-turn-helix transcriptional regulator yields the protein MKAAPRPCSIADTLALVGEKYALLVLREVSLGVHRFDRIARNTGAPRDILTARLKRLVEAGILERVPYSERPQRFEYRATAAGEELQPVLVTLMAWGDRHLNDNDRPVVLEHDCGEFLSPRLVCAHCGGEADRRSLRAHVRAPGWTAAGPREA from the coding sequence ATGAAGGCCGCCCCCCGCCCCTGCTCGATCGCCGACACCCTCGCGCTCGTCGGCGAGAAGTACGCGCTGCTCGTCCTGCGCGAGGTCTCCCTCGGCGTGCACCGCTTCGACCGGATCGCGCGCAACACCGGGGCACCGCGCGACATCCTCACCGCCCGTCTCAAGCGGCTCGTCGAGGCCGGGATCCTGGAGCGGGTGCCGTACAGCGAGCGTCCGCAGCGCTTCGAGTACCGGGCGACGGCCGCCGGCGAGGAGCTCCAGCCCGTCCTCGTGACCCTGATGGCCTGGGGCGACCGCCACCTCAACGACAACGACCGCCCCGTCGTCCTGGAGCACGACTGCGGCGAGTTCCTCAGCCCCCGGCTCGTCTGCGCCCACTGCGGCGGCGAGGCCGACCGCCGGAGCCTCCGCGCGCACGTCCGGGCGCCGGGATGGACGGCCGCAGGCCCTCGCGAGGCCTGA
- a CDS encoding thiolase family protein — translation MRDAVIVEAVRTPMGKGKAGGALSHVHPVALLSHTLRALIERSGIDPALVDDVIGGTVDQVGEQAMNTTRYAWLGAGFPESVPATTVDRQCGSSQQAVHFAAQGVLSGAYDIAVACGVESMSRVPMWSNVPPGADPFGPGVAERYPEGLVPQGVSAELIAAKWSIGREAMDEFAAGSHTKAARAWEAGLFDAEAVPYEGVRRDESVRPTTTPEILAGLRPAFEDPGFAARFPQIDWSVTAGNSSPVNDGASAVLVMAADTARSLGLRPLARLHSFAVTGSDPLLMLTGVIPATEKVLRRAGLSLADIDLFEINEAFASVVLAWQQETGADPARVNVHGGAVALGHPLGASGTRIATTLVHALRARGARYGLQAMCEAGGLANAMIVEAL, via the coding sequence ATGCGTGACGCCGTCATCGTCGAAGCCGTCCGTACGCCGATGGGAAAGGGCAAGGCCGGGGGAGCCCTGTCCCACGTCCACCCCGTCGCCCTTCTCTCCCACACGCTGCGCGCCCTGATCGAACGCAGCGGCATCGACCCCGCCCTCGTCGACGACGTGATCGGCGGCACGGTCGACCAGGTCGGCGAGCAGGCCATGAACACCACCCGCTACGCCTGGCTCGGCGCCGGCTTCCCCGAGTCCGTGCCCGCCACCACCGTCGACCGGCAGTGCGGCTCCTCCCAGCAGGCCGTCCACTTCGCCGCCCAGGGCGTCCTCTCGGGGGCGTACGACATCGCCGTCGCCTGCGGGGTCGAGTCCATGAGCCGGGTCCCGATGTGGTCCAACGTGCCGCCCGGCGCCGATCCCTTCGGGCCCGGCGTCGCCGAGCGCTACCCCGAGGGGCTCGTCCCGCAGGGCGTGAGCGCCGAGCTCATCGCCGCCAAGTGGTCGATCGGCCGCGAGGCCATGGACGAGTTCGCCGCCGGCTCGCACACCAAGGCGGCGCGTGCCTGGGAGGCCGGACTCTTCGACGCCGAGGCCGTCCCGTACGAGGGCGTCCGCCGCGACGAGTCGGTGCGCCCGACGACCACTCCCGAGATCCTCGCCGGGCTCCGGCCCGCCTTCGAGGACCCCGGCTTCGCCGCCCGCTTCCCGCAGATCGACTGGTCCGTCACCGCCGGCAACAGCAGCCCGGTCAACGACGGAGCGTCCGCAGTGCTCGTCATGGCCGCCGACACGGCCCGTAGCCTCGGCCTGCGGCCCCTCGCCCGGCTGCACAGCTTCGCCGTGACCGGCTCGGACCCGCTCCTGATGCTCACCGGCGTCATCCCCGCCACGGAGAAGGTCCTGCGCCGCGCGGGCCTCTCCCTCGCCGACATCGACCTCTTCGAGATCAACGAGGCCTTCGCGAGCGTCGTGCTCGCCTGGCAGCAGGAGACCGGCGCCGACCCGGCCAGGGTCAACGTCCACGGCGGGGCCGTCGCGCTGGGGCATCCGCTCGGCGCCAGCGGCACCCGCATCGCGACGACCCTCGTCCACGCCCTGCGGGCCCGGGGTGCCCGCTACGGCCTCCAGGCGATGTGCGAGGCGGGCGGCCTCGCGAACGCGATGATCGTCGAGGCGCTCTGA
- a CDS encoding TVP38/TMEM64 family protein, with amino-acid sequence MLAPVPRPPGSLAVRCSQVLLSPRSRLSMLALLLLCAAGLVLLYEPQRLLSSGWPQQTSGAGAVLLFGVAYGVCTAAFVPRPVLNLAAGALFGSVAGLTAAVAGTVLGAGIAFTLGRFLGQDALRPFVKGRWLTAADGQLSRHGFRSMLAIRLFPGVPFAAANYCAAVSRMRYVPFLLATAIGTVPNTAAYVIAGAQAGSPGSPAFLFSAGFIVLSGLGAAVVAWRKRHGLRAPAPACVLDPAAAPAREPQPVGTAP; translated from the coding sequence ATGCTCGCTCCCGTGCCCCGGCCGCCGGGCTCCCTCGCCGTCCGCTGCTCCCAGGTCCTGCTCTCGCCGCGTTCGCGGCTCTCGATGCTCGCCCTGCTGCTGCTCTGCGCGGCGGGGCTCGTGCTGCTGTACGAGCCCCAGCGGCTGTTGTCGTCGGGCTGGCCGCAGCAGACGAGCGGCGCGGGCGCGGTCCTGCTCTTCGGCGTCGCGTACGGCGTGTGCACGGCGGCTTTCGTGCCGCGCCCTGTGCTGAACCTGGCGGCGGGCGCGCTGTTCGGCTCCGTGGCCGGTCTGACGGCGGCGGTGGCGGGGACGGTGCTCGGCGCCGGGATCGCCTTCACCCTCGGCCGGTTCCTGGGACAGGACGCGCTGCGGCCGTTCGTCAAGGGCCGCTGGCTGACGGCGGCGGACGGGCAGCTGAGCCGGCACGGCTTCCGCTCGATGCTGGCGATCCGGCTCTTCCCGGGGGTCCCGTTCGCGGCGGCCAACTACTGCGCGGCCGTCTCCCGGATGCGGTACGTGCCGTTCCTCCTGGCGACGGCGATCGGCACCGTGCCGAACACGGCGGCGTACGTGATCGCCGGCGCCCAGGCCGGTTCACCGGGGTCGCCGGCCTTCCTCTTCTCCGCGGGGTTCATCGTCCTGTCGGGTCTGGGCGCGGCGGTGGTGGCCTGGCGCAAGCGCCACGGCCTGCGGGCTCCGGCCCCGGCCTGTGTCCTGGACCCGGCTGCGGCTCCCGCCCGGGAGCCGCAGCCGGTCGGTACGGCTCCGTAG
- a CDS encoding DNA alkylation repair protein, translated as MTDVPGSALADTVLDRLTTVYPAAGNPFRAQEMVAYMKGVAPFLGVRTPERRALSRTVLDGTPRPDEDDCTAIALRCFALPEREYHYFAVDYLRRHVKRCSSGFLPVARRLVTTVSWWDTVDHLAAHVVGGLVAADPALAARMDEWIEDEDLWVARTALLHQLRFKDATDADRLFAYCLRRAAHPDFFVRKAIGWSLREYGKTAPGEVRAFVAGNRSLLSPLSVREALKNLD; from the coding sequence ATGACCGACGTCCCCGGCAGCGCCCTCGCCGACACCGTCCTGGACCGGCTCACCACCGTCTACCCGGCCGCGGGCAACCCCTTCCGGGCGCAGGAGATGGTCGCGTACATGAAGGGCGTCGCCCCCTTCCTCGGCGTACGGACCCCCGAGCGCCGTGCCCTGTCCCGCACCGTCCTCGACGGCACCCCCCGCCCCGACGAGGACGACTGCACCGCGATCGCCCTGCGCTGCTTCGCCCTGCCGGAGCGCGAGTACCACTACTTCGCCGTCGACTACCTCCGCCGCCATGTGAAGCGCTGCTCCTCCGGCTTCCTGCCCGTCGCCCGCCGGCTTGTCACCACCGTCTCCTGGTGGGACACCGTCGACCACCTCGCGGCCCACGTCGTCGGCGGCCTCGTCGCGGCCGACCCGGCCCTCGCGGCCCGCATGGACGAGTGGATCGAGGACGAGGACCTGTGGGTGGCCCGCACCGCGCTCCTCCACCAGCTCCGTTTCAAGGACGCGACCGACGCCGACCGGCTCTTCGCCTACTGCCTGCGCCGCGCGGCCCACCCCGACTTCTTCGTCCGCAAGGCGATCGGCTGGAGCCTGCGCGAGTACGGCAAGACCGCCCCCGGCGAGGTGCGCGCCTTCGTCGCCGGGAACCGCTCCCTGCTCTCCCCGCTCTCGGTCCGTGAGGCCCTCAAGAACCTCGACTGA